In Candidatus Saccharibacteria bacterium oral taxon 488, a single window of DNA contains:
- a CDS encoding sugar phosphate isomerase/epimerase: protein MKLAISNIAWTNEEEVDVAAKLRELGVRYVEIAPTKRWDDPTKATPEQINEYVEWWRGYGIEIVAFQSMLFARPDLKMFESSELCDEMRQYLADFLRLAGDMGAGRLVFGSPKNRQRGAMSVEEADSIASRFFAELGDVAKRHNTMLCIEPNAPQYNCDYVTTADEGARLVRTINSEGIGLHLDTACMALAGDDIGESIRNNGDILKHFHVSAPMLDRVYDRDDVDYRAAADALKHIGYEGVVSIEMRPGEQGENVKRVADAVSFVQSFFEG, encoded by the coding sequence ATGAAACTAGCTATATCGAATATCGCATGGACAAATGAAGAAGAAGTGGACGTTGCCGCAAAGCTGCGGGAGCTTGGCGTGCGCTACGTCGAGATTGCACCGACAAAGCGCTGGGACGATCCGACCAAGGCAACTCCCGAGCAAATTAACGAATATGTCGAGTGGTGGAGGGGGTATGGTATTGAGATCGTGGCCTTTCAGTCGATGCTGTTTGCGCGCCCTGACCTGAAGATGTTTGAATCAAGCGAACTTTGCGACGAGATGCGGCAATATTTGGCTGACTTTTTGCGATTGGCTGGGGATATGGGTGCTGGTCGGTTGGTGTTTGGTTCGCCAAAGAATCGACAGCGCGGTGCGATGTCAGTAGAAGAGGCGGACAGTATCGCAAGCCGCTTCTTCGCCGAACTCGGTGATGTTGCCAAACGGCATAATACCATGCTCTGTATCGAACCAAACGCCCCCCAATACAATTGTGACTACGTGACAACGGCGGATGAAGGCGCACGGCTGGTTCGTACGATTAACTCGGAGGGGATTGGCCTACATCTTGATACGGCGTGTATGGCGCTGGCTGGCGATGACATCGGTGAGTCGATACGAAATAATGGCGATATCTTGAAGCATTTTCATGTCAGCGCTCCGATGCTTGATCGAGTTTATGATCGCGACGACGTTGACTATCGCGCTGCAGCTGATGCACTAAAACACATTGGCTATGAGGGCGTTGTATCAATCGAAATGCGTCCGGGTGAGCAGGGTGAAAACGTGAAGCGTGTAGCAGACGCGGTGTCGTTCGTACAAAGCTTTTTTGA
- a CDS encoding TIM barrel protein: MKSNESMKLAISNIAFGEDQQAALKCVSQSGVEGLVIAPPIIWSDLPEITNFSERERKDRLKTMERKAREYRERLGGLGLTVVGLQSLTYATKDMALFGSDYERERLAKHLEVQAILAGELGADSMSFGSPALRKLGGRSYEQAMEEAIGLFTRVARTAARNNTQLAIEPLCGYGNEFGITLEQAEDLTCRIADGLETENRLGFGIHPDTAAMHGAGDAPGDLASLVRDHRDRVRGIDASAPELKRLSAAPEVPQGGYMDALRGATYDGWVSIEMRGPLNPKVLKEEIEIFKKQCGLAA; the protein is encoded by the coding sequence ATGAAGTCAAATGAATCAATGAAGCTTGCCATCTCGAATATTGCCTTTGGTGAAGATCAACAAGCAGCACTGAAGTGTGTGTCGCAGAGTGGTGTTGAGGGGCTGGTGATTGCGCCGCCGATAATCTGGTCGGATCTACCGGAAATCACTAATTTCTCTGAGCGGGAGCGCAAAGACCGCCTCAAGACTATGGAGCGGAAGGCCAGAGAATACCGTGAGCGTCTCGGAGGTCTCGGTCTAACGGTCGTTGGGTTGCAGTCTTTGACGTATGCCACCAAGGATATGGCACTTTTTGGCAGTGACTATGAACGCGAACGTCTAGCGAAACATCTAGAAGTTCAAGCTATACTCGCCGGTGAGCTCGGTGCAGATTCGATGTCATTTGGCTCGCCGGCGCTGCGTAAACTGGGGGGTCGTAGCTATGAACAGGCCATGGAGGAGGCGATCGGGTTATTTACTAGGGTTGCTCGTACGGCCGCTCGTAATAATACACAGCTAGCAATTGAGCCGTTGTGTGGCTATGGCAATGAGTTTGGTATCACACTAGAGCAGGCTGAGGATCTGACTTGTCGCATTGCTGATGGGCTCGAGACGGAGAACCGTTTGGGGTTTGGAATTCATCCTGATACGGCAGCGATGCATGGTGCTGGGGACGCGCCGGGGGATTTGGCTTCGCTGGTTCGTGACCACAGAGACCGTGTGCGGGGTATTGATGCCAGTGCTCCGGAGCTAAAGCGGCTTTCAGCTGCACCGGAGGTTCCCCAGGGAGGCTATATGGATGCCCTCAGAGGGGCTACTTACGATGGCTGGGTATCAATCGAAATGAGGGGTCCTTTGAACCCGAAGGTTCTTAAGGAGGAAATCGAAATCTTCAAAAAGCAGTGTGGTCTCGCGGCATAG
- a CDS encoding NAD-dependent epimerase/dehydratase family protein encodes MKTALIGYTGFVGGNIKSQHEFDDYYNSKNIADIEGQEYDLVVSAANRAEMWRINQEPEVDRAEIEGFISHIKKAKIKKLVLISTVGVYKNPNGANEDTPIDTEGLLPYGVNRYYLEQFCRENFDTTIVRLPGLFGDGLKKNVIYDLMNNNMVEKIHADGMYQYYNLANIWRDITIALENNLPLVNFATPPVSTREVAKVAFGIEFTNTLEGVTPAYWDMHSKYAEVYGGEGNYLYTKAEELAGIKEFVAKNK; translated from the coding sequence ATGAAGACTGCATTAATTGGGTACACCGGATTTGTCGGTGGAAATATAAAGAGTCAACACGAGTTTGACGATTATTATAACAGCAAAAATATAGCTGACATTGAAGGTCAAGAGTACGACCTGGTGGTGAGCGCTGCAAATCGTGCTGAGATGTGGCGGATCAATCAGGAGCCAGAAGTTGACCGCGCGGAGATCGAAGGCTTTATCTCTCATATCAAAAAGGCAAAGATCAAGAAACTCGTGTTGATCTCAACAGTCGGTGTTTATAAAAACCCAAATGGTGCTAATGAAGATACGCCTATTGACACCGAAGGGCTTTTGCCATACGGAGTTAATAGGTACTATCTTGAGCAATTCTGTCGTGAGAACTTTGACACAACAATTGTTCGCCTGCCGGGGCTATTTGGCGACGGGCTGAAGAAGAATGTTATCTATGATCTGATGAATAATAACATGGTTGAGAAAATTCATGCTGATGGTATGTATCAGTACTACAATCTCGCCAATATTTGGCGTGATATCACCATTGCTCTCGAGAATAATCTGCCGCTGGTTAATTTTGCGACGCCGCCAGTCAGCACGCGGGAAGTCGCCAAGGTTGCCTTTGGTATAGAGTTTACCAACACACTAGAAGGAGTAACACCGGCCTACTGGGATATGCACAGTAAATACGCTGAGGTGTATGGCGGCGAGGGCAATTATCTATATACAAAGGCAGAGGAGCTAGCTGGCATCAAGGAGTTTGTTGCAAAAAATAAGTAA
- a CDS encoding glycosyltransferase family 2 protein has protein sequence MTKTPIVNKQDHIRQDHPEWEFPDFEVNEINKKKHRYCVCVFVINEGERIQKQLQKMKPLAKQIDIVVADGGSTDGSLETDFLKSQDVRALLTKKGKGKLSAQMRMAFAWALSEGYEGVVVVDGNGKDSIERIPDFIKLLDQGYDHIQGSRFIPGGKAVNTPLSREIGLHLIHAPLISLAAGKRHTDTTNGFRAYSAKLLKDPDIAVFRDIFQTYELHYYLAIESSRRKQYKTAETPVVRTYPKKGKTPTKISPIKGNMHVLKVLFYAVAGKYRKHKK, from the coding sequence ATGACAAAAACCCCTATAGTCAATAAACAAGATCATATTCGTCAAGACCATCCGGAGTGGGAGTTTCCAGACTTTGAAGTTAATGAGATAAACAAAAAAAAGCACAGGTATTGCGTGTGTGTTTTCGTAATCAATGAAGGAGAGCGAATTCAGAAGCAGCTGCAAAAAATGAAGCCGCTAGCAAAGCAAATTGACATTGTGGTAGCCGATGGCGGCAGTACTGATGGTTCGCTTGAAACTGACTTTTTGAAATCTCAAGATGTGCGCGCTTTATTAACGAAAAAAGGCAAGGGCAAATTAAGCGCACAGATGAGAATGGCGTTTGCCTGGGCTCTTTCTGAGGGTTATGAAGGAGTGGTTGTTGTTGACGGTAATGGCAAGGATAGTATAGAGAGAATTCCTGATTTTATTAAGCTGCTTGATCAGGGATATGACCATATTCAGGGTTCACGGTTTATACCGGGCGGCAAGGCGGTAAATACGCCGCTTTCTAGAGAGATAGGTCTTCACCTGATCCATGCGCCGCTGATAAGTCTTGCGGCTGGTAAGAGGCATACCGATACCACAAATGGATTCCGCGCCTACAGTGCAAAGCTACTTAAAGACCCAGATATTGCTGTATTCCGTGATATATTTCAAACCTATGAGCTTCATTACTATCTTGCTATCGAGAGTAGCCGCCGCAAACAATATAAAACGGCCGAAACGCCAGTGGTACGAACGTATCCGAAGAAAGGTAAAACACCAACAAAAATTAGCCCCATTAAGGGAAATATGCACGTTCTGAAGGTGTTGTTCTATGCGGTTGCCGGAAAATATCGCAAACATAAAAAATAG
- a CDS encoding glycosyltransferase, giving the protein MAKNSSTKTNEKSNKQDIFVSVIVVARDFDDFPDYCRRLSQRLMGSYTNYEIIIVDNDLSQNSVIAVSGLLDELPCMRLIRLSRQYTYDIAIIAGLEGAIGDYAVVTNPAIDGIEDVVNIVEANKKHDIVQGVADITTKRLLSKSGIGRRLFYWYNRKYINIDIPLQATYLISLNRRAIRAITLSTRHDSHIRHMIRSIGYSYAEYKYSPLVDPMKKHGFGRGTLEALDIITSHSTQPLRFMSWVGFFASVVNMAYAIYVVVIAFTKKNVAEGWVSTSLELSGMFFILFLFMVILSEYIGKILVESRRDARYYVLDELSSTTSLANAERKNITS; this is encoded by the coding sequence ATGGCAAAAAATAGTTCAACTAAGACAAATGAAAAATCGAACAAACAAGATATCTTTGTATCGGTTATTGTTGTAGCGCGCGACTTTGATGATTTTCCCGACTATTGTCGCAGGCTCTCACAGAGATTAATGGGTAGCTACACAAATTATGAGATTATAATTGTCGATAATGATTTGAGTCAAAATAGTGTGATTGCTGTCAGCGGGCTTCTCGATGAACTGCCATGTATGCGGCTTATCCGCCTCTCTCGACAATACACATATGACATCGCCATTATTGCTGGTCTCGAAGGGGCGATTGGCGATTATGCGGTAGTAACTAATCCCGCTATTGACGGCATAGAGGATGTAGTGAACATTGTTGAGGCGAATAAAAAACACGATATTGTACAGGGTGTTGCCGACATAACCACAAAGCGCCTTCTGTCAAAATCTGGTATCGGTCGCAGGTTGTTTTATTGGTATAATCGCAAATACATCAATATAGATATTCCACTACAAGCAACATATCTTATATCTCTCAATCGTCGCGCCATACGAGCGATAACCCTATCGACCAGACACGACAGTCATATCAGGCACATGATAAGAAGCATTGGTTATTCATATGCTGAATATAAATATTCACCCCTAGTCGATCCTATGAAAAAGCATGGTTTTGGACGAGGAACATTAGAGGCGCTTGATATTATTACCAGCCACTCCACTCAGCCACTTCGCTTTATGTCATGGGTTGGGTTCTTCGCCAGTGTCGTGAATATGGCGTATGCTATTTATGTCGTGGTCATAGCCTTTACGAAAAAGAATGTTGCGGAGGGCTGGGTATCGACGTCACTTGAATTGTCGGGAATGTTTTTCATCCTATTTTTATTTATGGTGATTCTGTCCGAATATATTGGCAAGATATTAGTGGAATCACGGCGGGATGCTCGGTATTATGTGCTTGATGAGCTAAGTAGTACAACGTCACTAGCAAATGCAGAAAGGAAGAATATTACATCATGA
- a CDS encoding FAD-binding oxidoreductase, which produces MRNKTVIIGGGFYGLSVALYLYDTLGVKNIDILEKEKQTMTRASYVNQARVHNGYHYPRSILTGYRSAVNFPRFTKQFGAAIHSDFNKYYAVAKHLSKVNAHQFKNFADKIEADIAVAPLNIQKMFNKNLIEEVFKVKEYAFNAHALRDDLLRQINDRPGITLHTGCRVTMIDEMPDGLCVVTDGGEFRGDFVLNCTYANINTLHRASNIPLVGLKHEVTEMCLVSLPEHLKDFSITVMDGPFFSIMPFPSRGLYTLSHVRYTPHESWIDNEDTPAEKIDTHAYLDKSSFQSNYKQMYNDVVRFIPALKDMKYEESIVEVKTVLVKSEDDDSRPILFKANLGYDGYVCIMGGKLDNIYDVYEELDKLYGKK; this is translated from the coding sequence GTGCGTAACAAAACGGTGATAATTGGCGGTGGTTTTTATGGATTGAGTGTAGCGCTGTACCTGTACGACACCCTGGGCGTCAAGAATATCGATATTTTAGAAAAAGAAAAACAGACAATGACTCGGGCGTCATATGTTAACCAAGCCAGGGTACACAATGGCTATCATTACCCGAGAAGTATTCTAACGGGATATCGTTCAGCGGTTAATTTTCCACGCTTTACGAAACAGTTTGGGGCGGCAATTCATTCAGATTTTAATAAATATTATGCTGTTGCCAAGCATCTATCCAAGGTTAATGCACATCAATTCAAGAATTTTGCGGATAAGATTGAGGCAGATATAGCGGTAGCTCCGCTAAACATTCAAAAAATGTTTAATAAAAATCTCATTGAAGAAGTCTTTAAGGTTAAAGAATATGCCTTTAATGCCCACGCCCTGAGGGATGACTTACTACGGCAAATTAACGATCGTCCGGGGATAACGCTTCACACGGGCTGTCGCGTTACGATGATTGATGAAATGCCAGATGGGCTGTGCGTTGTCACTGATGGTGGCGAATTCAGGGGTGACTTTGTGCTAAATTGCACGTATGCTAACATCAACACGCTCCATCGTGCATCAAATATACCACTTGTTGGACTGAAACATGAAGTTACAGAAATGTGTTTGGTGAGCTTGCCAGAGCACCTAAAGGACTTTAGTATTACGGTGATGGATGGTCCATTTTTTTCCATTATGCCATTTCCTTCCAGGGGATTATATACACTCTCTCATGTCAGGTATACGCCGCACGAGTCATGGATCGACAACGAGGATACGCCGGCTGAGAAAATTGACACACATGCGTATCTTGACAAAAGTTCTTTCCAGAGCAATTACAAGCAAATGTATAACGACGTGGTGCGCTTTATCCCTGCCCTCAAGGATATGAAATATGAGGAGTCGATCGTTGAGGTAAAAACAGTGCTCGTTAAGAGCGAAGATGATGATAGCCGTCCCATTTTGTTTAAGGCCAATTTGGGCTATGATGGGTATGTTTGTATAATGGGCGGTAAGCTAGATAATATTTACGATGTGTACGAGGAGTTAGACAAGCTATATGGCAAAAAATAG